The Streptomyces sp. NBC_01142 genomic interval CTAGCGTCGTACCCATGGCTCTGGCAACGCGGACGGATCGAAAACCGTCCCACACGCGAACCTTCTGGGGATCCACCGTCGGCAAGAAGACGGTCATGGCCGTGAGCGGCCTGATCATGCTCGGCTACCTGGTGGCGCATGTGATGGGCAACCTCAAGGTCTTCTTCGGCGCGGGGGAGTTCAACGCCTACGGCCACTGGCTGCGCACCATGGGCGAACCCGTCCTGCACTACGAGTGGGGGCTCTGGATCGTCCGCGTGGTGCTGCTCGCGTCCGTCGTGGGGCACGCCGTCGCCGCGTACCAGCTCAGCCGCCGGGATCTGAAGGCCCGGCCCACCGCCTACGTCCACAAGCGGAAGCGGTCGAGCTACGCCACCCGCACCATGCGCTGGGGCGGCATCATCGTGGCACTGTTCATCGTCTGGCATCTGCTGGATCTGACGACCCTCACGGTCA includes:
- a CDS encoding succinate dehydrogenase cytochrome b subunit, which produces MALATRTDRKPSHTRTFWGSTVGKKTVMAVSGLIMLGYLVAHVMGNLKVFFGAGEFNAYGHWLRTMGEPVLHYEWGLWIVRVVLLASVVGHAVAAYQLSRRDLKARPTAYVHKRKRSSYATRTMRWGGIIVALFIVWHLLDLTTLTVNENAQPGHPYENVVATFSTWYGNVIYIVAMLAVGLHIRHGFWSAAQTLGVGNATRDRMLKTVANGLALVLTVGFVSVPVAVMTGVVS